Proteins encoded by one window of Oreochromis niloticus isolate F11D_XX linkage group LG17, O_niloticus_UMD_NMBU, whole genome shotgun sequence:
- the LOC109195151 gene encoding uncharacterized protein LOC109195151, with translation MTDRATSGERKGYKPLKAQVEQLKKAIRLANTGALKAAEKECQVMEIEVSKLITSQQKKLSDEIALSLVFQTEGERCEGQLKQLEEESGGHSVNRKTKAVMKDLREAHDKCCKWLFLWNAAKSWMKEDDTDKAGDMVSIMASVKQLKEENKKLEDQMRDLTTKAEVTARLSTPKIYPWATLTPSAPPPPYVMPVMTLEGGQVRGPEGHRGIVLGGVVNVDYTRGPRGSQEEEARAGGHQPFSEGGRLEASAADEGPTSPQRGLMSEELTLTEEHPVEQPRRDREAEVTHTREEVRPVTELGARPKHKGSPRLGKEGQAQMRRSAGAEKTPYTEKTPKWERWEGDVHGRMYEEPEALLKVFSALEMVKRKLLKDRSKDKTVDEISWSDEEEEGDEEEAGEDGGVESDPGPSITLRNREVKKDEGGRKKQDTAGGRRSVFGQSKGKTQGTKNRKVILDRGLQDGQLNLPLMSGSCGEPVYRAYKVRDFEALVKQLPPITEGGASWLRKLTTLTEGEELAIGDFRAIAGRCMLGGGLADVEGLARTTRYANDLALCEVQSALSNAVREKYPTRNTGAIPKIIWDPKDTPGEFLAKAKEQWLTETGIHPGKEGESRAWFRSAVLAGLPKQVTTDLEKNPDFAVADSAQWERHVVHRLQLEQDQVNKQKKELEDAQAQLIRLQLGEARDKADSKKKELKEQSKNIMVARPGADPVPDWPDLDPNLYPDDRWPANAPRQRRPAGNWGTGGPQRGRGGSGRGGLRAQSTGSPYNNASWGSCFICGAEGHCTLTSVLYFYS, from the coding sequence ATGACTGACAGGGCGACCTCTGGTGAAAGAAAAGGGTATAAGCCCTTGAAGGCTCAGGTTGAGCAGCTGAAGAAAGCTATTCGCCTAGCTAATACAGGGGCATTAAAAGCGGCCGAAAAAGAATGTCAGGTTATGGAGATTGAGGTGAGTAAGCTCATCACATCTCAACAGAAGAAACTGAGTGACGAAATAGCTCTGAGCTTGGTGTTCCAAACTGAAGGAGAAAGATGTGAAGGACAATTGAAGCAACTGGAAGAGGAGTCTGGGGGTCACTCAGTAAATAGAAAGACCAAAGCAGTAATGAAAGATCTCAGAGAAGCGCATGACAAGTGTTGTAAGTGGCTGTTTTTGTGGAATGCTGCAAAATCTTGGATGAAGGAGGATGACACGGACAAAGCAGGGGACATGGTGAGTATAATGGCGTCAGTGAAACaactgaaagaggaaaacaagAAGTTGGAGGATCAAATGAGGGATTTGACCACGAAAGCAGAAGTAACTGCTAGACTCTCCACACCCAAAATATACCCATGGGCTACTTTAACGCCGAGTGCTCCGCCCCCACCCTATGTCATGCCGGTGATGACCCTGGAGGGAGGACAGGTCCGTGGGCCTGAAGGACACAGAGGAATAGTCCTGGGGGGAGTGGTGAATGTTGACTACACTAGGGGACCCAGAGGAAGTCAGGAGGAAGAAGCAAGAGCAGGGGGGCATCAGCCCTTTAGTGAAGGTGGGAGACTGGAGGCCTCAGCTGCAGATGAAGGCCCAACCTCGCCACAAAGGGGGCTCATGAGTGAGGAGCTGACGCTGACCGAGGAACACCCGGTAGAACAGCCGAGACGGGATAGGGAGGCGGAGGTGACGCACACCCGAGAGGAGGTGCGACCCGTGACGGAGCTGGGAGCACGGCCCAAGCACAAGGGATCGCCACGGCTGGGGAAAGAAGGACAGGCCCAGATGAGGAGATCGGCTGGAGCAGAAAAAACGCCCTACACAGAGAAAACGCCCAAGTGGGAACGCTGGGAAGGAGATGTGCATGGTCGTATGTATGAGGAGCCTGAGGCACTGTTGAAAGTGTTCAGCGCTTTGGAAATGGTGAAGCGGAAATTACTTAAAGACAGGTCAAAGGACAAAACCGTGGACGAGATCTCCTGgagtgatgaagaggaggaaggcgatgAAGAGGAAGCAGGCGAAGATGGAGGAGTGGAGTCAGACCCAGGTCCAAGTATAACGCTGAGAAACCGCGAAGTAAAAAAGGATGAAGGTGGGAGAAAGAAGCAGGACACTGCAGGGGGGAGGAGATCAGTGTTTGGGCAGTCGAAGGGAAAGACCCAGGGGACGAAAAATAGGAAAGTGATTTTAGACAGAGGATTACAGGACGGACAACTGAATTTGCCTCTGATGTCTGGTTCATGTGGCGAACCAGTGTATAGAGCATATAAAGTCAGAGATTTCGAAGCATTGGTTAAACAACTTCCGCCCATTACAGAAGGAGGGGCTAGTTGGCTGAGGAAACTGACCACACTGACCGAAGGAGAGGAACTTGCTATTGGTGATTTCCGCGCCATCGCTGGACGCTGTATGCTTGGGGGTGGATTGGCTGATGTAGAGGGGCTAGCACGTACCACAAGGTATGCTAATGACCTTGCTCTCTGTGAGGTCCAAAGTGCCCTGTCTAATGCCGTTCGCGAAAAGTATCCGACACGCAACACTGGGGCGATACCTAAGATAATTTGGGACCCAAAAGACACACCAGGGGAGTTCTTAGCTAAAGCTAAGGAGCAGTGGTTGACTGAAACAGGCATACATCCAGGTAAAGAGGGCGAAAGCAGGGCGTGGTTCCGTTCGGCCGTGCTGGCGGGGCTGCCAAAACAGGTTACAACAGACTTAGAGAAGAATCCAGACTTTGCAGTAGCAGACTCTGCGCAGTGGGAGAGACACGTGGTGCACCGGCTCCAGCTGGAACAGGATCAGgtgaataaacaaaagaaggagCTCGAGGACGCACAGGCTCAACTTATTAGGTTACAGTTGGGGGAGGCTCGCGACAAAGCTGACAGTAAGAAAAAGGAATTGAAAGAACAGAGCAAAAATATAATGGTGGCAAGGCCCGGAGCTGATCCGGTGCCTGATTGGCCGGATTTGGATCCGAATCTCTATCCTGATGACCGCTGGCCTGCCAATGCACCAAGGCAGCGTAGACCCGCTGGGAATTGGGGAACCGGGGGACCGCAAAGGGGGCGTGGTGGATCCGGCAGGGGTGGATTAAGAGCTCAGAGTACGGGGTCTCCATACAACAATGCAAGCTGGGGCAGCTGCTTTATCTGTGGAGCAGAGGGGCACTGTACGCTGACGTCAGTGCTGTACTTTTATTCCTAA